A region of the Mesoterricola sediminis genome:
GGATGGAGACGTAGCGCCGGTCGCCCAGGGCCAGGGTCTCCTCCACGTTCAGGCGGGAGCCGCCGCTGCCGGGCAGGCGCTTGGCGCCCCAGCGGCGGAAGGCCCACAGGCCGCCCCCGGCCAGGCCGAGGACGAGGAGCATGGAGCCCAGGGCGCGCCAGCCGGAGGGCGGGGCCTCGGCGCGGCCCTGCGTCGGTTTACCGTCATCGGGGACGTAAGCCTCCTTGAGGGCCTGCTCGGAACTCCCCGGCGGCGGGGCCTGGGCGGTGGCCGCCAGCCCTGACGCCAGCAGGATTCCAAGGATGAACAGCTTGATCACGCGCACGACGGACTCCCGACACCGGAGGGGACAGGTGCGACGGGCGTGCCAGAAACGGAAAGGAGGCCTCCGGGGAGGCCTCCTGCGTCCGGGGGGGCCGGGGGCCCCTACTTCTTGGGCTGGAGGGGCAGGCCTTCGACCTCCACGGCCAGCTTCCAGGCGTTGCCGACCTTGCGCCAGACGTGCACGAAGTGGGCCTGGGTGACCTTGGCGTTGGGCTTGCCGGGGTTCTCGGTGCGGGTGAGGAGGCCGCGGGTCATGCCCAGGTCGCCGCTGCTGGCGATGTACGAGCCCTCGACCTTGAAGGAGACGGGCCAAGGATCCAGGTACCGGGGCAGGCTCTTGACGCCTTCCTGGGGGAAGCGGCCCGCGTGGTAGAGGCGGGAGCCCTCGTCCACGTACTTGGTATAGGCGGAGGTGATGTTGCTGGCGGCGGCGCTGCTGAAGGCGGCCTCGAGGCTCTCCAGCTCGGGGGAGGCCTTGGGGGTGCCGGTGGCGGCGGGGGCGGCGGCCTTGGGGTTGGGGAGGGCCACGGGCTGGACGGGGAGGTCCTTGGGGTCGGGGGTGCTGATGCCGATGTCCAGCAGGACCTTCCAGGGGCCGCCGTTGTCGCGCCCCCACACGCTGATGTACCAGCCGAAGGCGGAGGGCTCCGTGCCCTTCTCGTTCTTGTTCAGCTTGAAGGTCCAGGGGCCGGTGGTGTAGCCCAGGTCACCGGCGGAGGAGACCTCGGCCTTGGTGGGGGCCCAGGCGAGGAGCGTGTCGAACTCCAGCTGGGTCTTGAAGTAGGCCACACCATTGACGGGCCGGGGGATGTAGTAGAGGCCGTCCTGGTGGTAGTTGGCCAGGAAGGCCGCCCGGGTGCCGTCCTGCGCGGCCTTGGCCGCGAAGGCGTACTCGGTGGTCACGAGGCCGGCCGCCGGGGGGCTGAGCGGCTGCTGAGGTTCGGCCGCCACGGCGGCCAGGGCGAGGGTGAGGGGCAGGGCGAACATCAAGGTCTCCGCATAAGTTCCTGGAGGGATGATAACTCCAAGGCACTATGCTGTTCATCGCAACTTTCCCGGGGTGTCCCATGGCCTCCCTCCGCCTCACCATCAACGGCCGGACCCAGGTGGTCCAGGCCGGGCCGGACACCCCGCTGCTCTGGGTGCTCCGGGACCGGCTGCGCCTCACGGGCACCAAGTTCGGCTGCGGCGTGGGCGTCTGCGGGGCCTGCACGGTCCTCCAGGACGGCAAGCCCGTGCGCAGCTGCCAGGTCACCGCGGCGGCGGCCCAGGGCAAGGCCATCGTCACGGTGGAGGGGCTGGCCTCTGAGCACGCGCACCTGCAGCAGGCCTGGCTGGAGGAGGACGTGGCCCAGTGCGGCTATTGTCAGCCCGCCATGCTCATCACCGCCGCCGGCCTGCTCCGGGAACACCCGGCGCCCACGGATCAGGAAATCGATAAAGCCTTTGAAGGCGTCATTTGCCGCTGCGGTACCTATGGCAGGATCCGGAAGGCCGTTCATCGCGCGGCCAAGGGAGGGAAATGACCATGGCCACCACG
Encoded here:
- a CDS encoding flagellar biosynthetic protein FliO; this encodes MRVIKLFILGILLASGLAATAQAPPPGSSEQALKEAYVPDDGKPTQGRAEAPPSGWRALGSMLLVLGLAGGGLWAFRRWGAKRLPGSGGSRLNVEETLALGDRRYVSILRADDEKFLIALGPQGVTLLARLDSVEAGGPADFGQALAREAEITTPMPVRDMEALMRGERP
- a CDS encoding YybH family protein translates to MFALPLTLALAAVAAEPQQPLSPPAAGLVTTEYAFAAKAAQDGTRAAFLANYHQDGLYYIPRPVNGVAYFKTQLEFDTLLAWAPTKAEVSSAGDLGYTTGPWTFKLNKNEKGTEPSAFGWYISVWGRDNGGPWKVLLDIGISTPDPKDLPVQPVALPNPKAAAPAATGTPKASPELESLEAAFSSAAASNITSAYTKYVDEGSRLYHAGRFPQEGVKSLPRYLDPWPVSFKVEGSYIASSGDLGMTRGLLTRTENPGKPNAKVTQAHFVHVWRKVGNAWKLAVEVEGLPLQPKK
- a CDS encoding (2Fe-2S)-binding protein, which codes for MASLRLTINGRTQVVQAGPDTPLLWVLRDRLRLTGTKFGCGVGVCGACTVLQDGKPVRSCQVTAAAAQGKAIVTVEGLASEHAHLQQAWLEEDVAQCGYCQPAMLITAAGLLREHPAPTDQEIDKAFEGVICRCGTYGRIRKAVHRAAKGGK